In one window of Escherichia coli DSM 30083 = JCM 1649 = ATCC 11775 DNA:
- a CDS encoding Ldh family oxidoreductase, producing the protein MTTVYVSEENLKSLVHHKLHTAGLDTDTIQQVTDVLVHADITGVHSHGVMRVEHYCTRLAAGGLNKAPQFSIEQISPSVAILDSDDGMGHSALISATEHAIKLAQQEGLGFVSVKNTSHCGALSYFAEMITHKGLVAIVMTQTDTCVAPHGGAERFLGTNPIAFGFPVENSHPMIVDMATSATAFGKILHAKETGKHIGEGLAIDKNGYGTTDPYKIENLLPFGQHKGSGIALAIDALTGVLMNANFGNHIVRMYGDYDKMRKLASLVIAIDPKKLGNPVFAKTMAKMVTELHAVKPAPGVEKVLAPNDPQMHYKEKCQQEGIPVPAGIFHYLAEN; encoded by the coding sequence ATGACAACTGTTTATGTCAGTGAAGAAAATTTAAAATCACTGGTGCACCACAAATTACATACCGCCGGGCTGGATACCGACACCATACAACAGGTGACAGATGTTTTAGTACATGCCGATATTACCGGTGTGCATTCACATGGTGTTATGCGTGTCGAACATTATTGCACCCGCCTTGCTGCCGGAGGGTTAAATAAAGCCCCGCAGTTTAGCATTGAGCAAATTTCACCGTCAGTGGCCATTCTCGACTCTGACGACGGAATGGGGCATTCCGCATTAATTAGCGCCACTGAGCACGCTATTAAACTGGCCCAGCAAGAGGGCCTCGGTTTTGTTAGCGTTAAAAACACGTCTCACTGTGGTGCGTTATCTTATTTTGCAGAGATGATCACCCACAAAGGGTTGGTTGCTATCGTAATGACGCAAACCGATACCTGTGTGGCTCCCCATGGCGGCGCCGAGCGCTTTTTGGGAACTAACCCCATCGCCTTTGGTTTCCCGGTGGAAAACAGCCATCCGATGATTGTTGATATGGCGACCAGTGCCACGGCTTTCGGCAAAATACTTCATGCAAAGGAAACCGGAAAACATATTGGTGAAGGGCTGGCGATAGATAAAAACGGTTATGGCACCACTGATCCGTATAAGATTGAAAACCTGCTACCTTTCGGCCAACACAAAGGTTCAGGCATTGCACTGGCTATTGATGCACTGACTGGCGTGCTGATGAATGCGAATTTTGGCAACCATATTGTTCGCATGTATGGTGATTATGACAAGATGCGTAAGCTGGCAAGTTTGGTTATTGCCATCGATCCGAAAAAGCTCGGCAATCCTGTTTTTGCAAAAACTATGGCGAAAATGGTCACGGAGCTGCATGCCGTTAAACCGGCTCCTGGTGTCGAAAAAGTGTTAGCGCCGAACGATCCGCAAATGCACTACAAAGAAAAATGCCAACAGGAAGGTATTCCGGTTCCGGCAGGAATATTCCATTATCTGGCAGAGAATTAA
- the plsC gene encoding 1-acylglycerol-3-phosphate O-acyltransferase has translation MLYIFRLIITVIYSILVCVFGSIYCLFSPRNPKHVATFGHMFGRLAPLFGLKVECRKPADAESYGNAIYIANHQNNYDMVTASNIVQPPTVTVGKKSLLWIPFFGQLYWLTGNLLIDRNNRTKAHGTIAEVVNHFKKRRISIWMFPEGTRSRGRGLLPFKTGAFHAAIAAGVPIIPVCVSTTSNKINLNRLHNGLVIVEMLPPIDVSQYGKDQVRELAAHCRSIMEQKIAELDKEVAEREAAGKV, from the coding sequence ATGCTATATATCTTTCGTCTTATTATTACCGTGATTTACAGCATCTTAGTCTGTGTATTCGGCTCCATTTACTGCCTTTTCAGCCCGCGTAACCCGAAACATGTGGCCACCTTTGGGCATATGTTTGGCCGTCTTGCGCCGCTTTTCGGCCTGAAAGTGGAGTGCCGCAAACCTGCAGACGCTGAAAGCTACGGCAATGCTATCTATATTGCTAACCACCAGAACAATTATGACATGGTGACGGCATCGAACATTGTGCAGCCGCCGACAGTGACGGTAGGTAAAAAGAGCTTGCTGTGGATCCCCTTCTTCGGGCAGTTGTACTGGTTAACCGGCAACTTATTGATCGACAGAAACAATCGCACTAAAGCTCACGGCACTATTGCGGAAGTAGTGAATCACTTCAAAAAACGCCGTATTTCCATCTGGATGTTCCCGGAAGGAACCCGCAGCCGTGGTCGCGGCCTGCTGCCGTTCAAGACCGGGGCATTTCACGCGGCAATTGCGGCGGGCGTCCCGATTATACCCGTGTGCGTCTCTACAACTTCGAATAAGATTAATCTTAATCGGCTACACAACGGTCTGGTGATTGTCGAAATGCTGCCGCCAATTGACGTCAGTCAGTATGGCAAAGATCAGGTTCGCGAGTTGGCTGCCCATTGTCGTTCGATAATGGAACAAAAAATCGCCGAGCTCGATAAAGAAGTCGCAGAACGCGAAGCCGCCGGAAAAGTTTAA
- a CDS encoding mannitol dehydrogenase family protein, producing the protein MSGNESIAAAHYDQVTTWPRDGLQADIVHIGFGAFHRGHQAVYTDLANQLSDTRWGIFEINLFGDAQLIENLNAQNGLFSVVETSASQSTSRLVRSVAGGIHTPRDGIAAAIHKLAEPQVKIVSLTITEKGYCLDPQTRSLDLTNGLINHDLQNPDAPQSAIGVIVCALQQRKAAGLAAFSVLSCDNLPDNGHLTRNAVLGFARQLDQPLAQWIEENVSFPGTMVDRIVPAMTESQFALLETKTGYADPCGIVCESFRQWVIEDNFVRGRPEWDKAGAMFVSNVQPYEEMKLRMLNGSHSFLAYNGSLAGYEFIWQCMEDANFRSITHQLMINEQARTLNPDLNINIQEYADLLIERFSNRNVAHRTGQIAMDGSQKLPQRALTPWLKLHQQKQNNAVLSLLVAGWLHYVIDAVEKSQSVADPMNDQFQALIKEQQDAWQQALALLHLSAIFGDLSNHQPFINEIKIAFANIKNKGIKATISQLLSDEQK; encoded by the coding sequence ATGTCAGGGAACGAAAGTATCGCTGCCGCCCACTATGATCAGGTAACCACCTGGCCTCGGGACGGGTTACAGGCAGATATTGTCCATATTGGTTTTGGCGCTTTTCATCGCGGACACCAGGCTGTCTACACGGATCTCGCTAATCAACTTTCGGACACCCGCTGGGGGATCTTTGAGATCAACCTGTTTGGTGATGCTCAACTGATCGAAAACTTAAATGCGCAAAATGGGCTGTTTTCGGTTGTGGAAACATCTGCATCGCAATCTACCTCACGCCTTGTGCGTTCGGTGGCTGGCGGTATTCATACCCCCAGAGATGGCATTGCCGCAGCAATCCATAAACTGGCTGAACCTCAGGTAAAAATCGTTTCATTAACTATCACCGAGAAAGGCTATTGTCTCGATCCGCAAACGCGATCACTTGATCTCACCAATGGATTAATCAACCACGATCTACAAAATCCGGATGCGCCTCAGTCGGCTATTGGCGTGATCGTCTGTGCTTTGCAACAACGTAAAGCGGCAGGACTCGCCGCTTTTAGTGTGCTCTCCTGTGACAACTTGCCAGACAATGGGCATCTGACGCGCAATGCCGTTCTCGGTTTTGCCCGACAACTGGACCAGCCCCTGGCTCAGTGGATCGAAGAAAATGTCTCATTTCCAGGCACGATGGTCGATCGCATTGTTCCGGCAATGACTGAATCGCAATTCGCCTTACTGGAAACTAAAACCGGTTATGCCGATCCCTGCGGGATCGTCTGCGAATCATTTCGTCAGTGGGTTATCGAAGATAATTTTGTGCGCGGACGACCGGAATGGGATAAAGCCGGCGCGATGTTTGTCAGCAATGTTCAGCCTTATGAAGAGATGAAGTTACGCATGTTAAATGGTAGCCATTCATTTCTGGCTTATAACGGCTCACTGGCTGGCTATGAGTTTATCTGGCAATGCATGGAAGACGCTAATTTTCGTTCCATTACCCACCAACTGATGATTAATGAACAAGCCCGAACACTTAATCCAGACTTAAATATCAACATCCAGGAATACGCCGACCTGTTAATTGAACGCTTTAGCAACCGTAACGTTGCACACCGTACCGGGCAAATAGCCATGGACGGTTCACAAAAGCTTCCCCAGCGTGCACTGACGCCCTGGCTGAAATTGCATCAGCAAAAACAAAACAATGCTGTTCTGTCACTGCTCGTTGCTGGTTGGTTGCATTATGTCATTGATGCTGTTGAGAAAAGCCAGTCTGTCGCTGATCCAATGAATGACCAATTTCAGGCGCTAATAAAGGAACAACAAGACGCATGGCAACAGGCGCTCGCATTACTGCACCTTAGCGCCATATTTGGTGATTTAAGCAACCATCAGCCATTTATAAATGAAATAAAAATCGCCTTTGCGAATATAAAAAACAAAGGCATCAAGGCCACCATCAGCCAATTATTATCGGATGAGCAGAAATGA
- a CDS encoding FadR/GntR family transcriptional regulator translates to MEQVITKRRYYDIGLQIEELLYSGVFKAGERLPSERELSERFNTSRTTIREAIIMLELKGVLNVKQGSGIFFVDSTDKLNQKSLMPYSEIGPFELLQARQVIESNITGFAASQISFNELQELKKIISLQENAIAAESDRFEDLDHRFHSIIAEATQNRVLIKQAAELWRAVRTENPRWKKLNYKYLHEKHLRLQWLEDHRAIFLALQQKDSELAREASWRHLENSKNELIKIFKQDASISDFDDFFFAR, encoded by the coding sequence ATGGAACAGGTTATTACAAAGCGCCGCTATTACGATATTGGTCTACAGATTGAAGAGCTGCTGTATTCAGGCGTATTTAAGGCCGGAGAACGCTTACCTTCAGAACGTGAACTGAGCGAGCGGTTTAATACCAGCCGAACTACCATTCGTGAAGCCATCATTATGCTGGAACTGAAAGGCGTATTGAATGTGAAGCAAGGGTCAGGGATTTTCTTTGTCGACTCCACCGATAAGCTCAACCAGAAATCATTAATGCCCTATTCAGAAATTGGCCCGTTTGAACTGTTACAGGCACGTCAGGTAATTGAGAGCAATATTACCGGTTTTGCAGCCAGCCAGATTAGCTTTAACGAGTTACAAGAGTTAAAGAAAATCATTAGTTTGCAGGAAAACGCTATCGCTGCGGAAAGTGATAGATTTGAAGACCTGGATCACCGATTTCATAGCATTATTGCCGAAGCGACGCAAAATCGGGTACTCATCAAACAAGCTGCTGAATTATGGCGGGCAGTTCGTACAGAAAACCCCCGCTGGAAGAAACTTAACTACAAGTACCTGCATGAAAAGCATTTGCGTCTGCAATGGCTGGAAGATCACCGGGCTATTTTCCTGGCTCTGCAACAGAAAGATTCAGAGCTCGCCAGGGAAGCGTCCTGGAGACATCTGGAAAACAGCAAAAATGAACTGATCAAAATCTTCAAACAAGACGCTTCCATCAGCGATTTTGATGACTTTTTCTTCGCTCGTTAA
- a CDS encoding zinc-binding alcohol dehydrogenase family protein, giving the protein MKTLICQQPGVMEYVEKDIPTPADNEVLLKIKAVGICGTDIHAFAGRQPFFSYPRVLGHEICAEAVSRGSQCQTAQSGQRYSVIPCIPCGECAACREEKTNCCERVSLYGVHQDGGFSEYLAVREDNLVPLPDEVSDSAGALVECFAIGAHAVRRAEIKAEQNVLVIGAGPIGLATAAIARAKGAHVVVADIDCQRRQHVVDHLAINVFDPTQEGFIAALSEVFGGELACVVLDATGNKASMSHDVNLIRHGGKIVFIGLYIGELVIDDPTFHKKETTLLSSRNATREDFALVIELMRSNKIHENLMKNQAFNFFSVGEDYQRNVVENKNMVKGVITF; this is encoded by the coding sequence ATGAAAACATTAATTTGTCAGCAGCCTGGCGTTATGGAATATGTGGAAAAGGATATTCCCACACCAGCAGATAATGAAGTGCTGTTAAAAATCAAAGCTGTGGGTATTTGTGGTACGGATATTCACGCTTTTGCCGGCAGACAGCCTTTTTTTAGCTACCCACGTGTATTAGGTCATGAAATATGCGCCGAAGCGGTTTCGCGAGGCAGCCAGTGCCAAACAGCACAATCAGGCCAGCGCTATTCCGTCATCCCATGCATTCCGTGTGGCGAGTGCGCAGCCTGTCGGGAAGAGAAAACGAACTGTTGCGAACGTGTTTCGCTGTATGGCGTGCATCAGGATGGGGGTTTTAGTGAGTACCTTGCGGTACGTGAAGACAACCTTGTGCCTCTCCCTGACGAGGTCAGCGACAGTGCCGGAGCATTGGTTGAATGTTTCGCCATTGGTGCACATGCCGTTCGTCGGGCAGAGATCAAGGCTGAACAAAACGTACTGGTGATTGGCGCTGGGCCAATCGGTCTGGCTACCGCAGCCATCGCCAGGGCTAAAGGGGCACATGTTGTTGTTGCTGATATTGACTGTCAACGTCGCCAGCACGTTGTGGATCATCTGGCAATTAATGTCTTCGACCCAACACAGGAAGGTTTTATTGCCGCGCTTAGTGAAGTGTTTGGCGGCGAACTGGCTTGCGTAGTCCTGGATGCGACGGGAAATAAAGCTTCAATGAGTCATGATGTCAATCTTATTCGTCATGGCGGCAAAATTGTTTTCATCGGTTTGTATATTGGTGAACTTGTTATTGACGATCCGACCTTCCATAAAAAAGAGACAACGTTACTCAGCAGCCGCAATGCCACACGGGAAGATTTTGCGTTGGTGATTGAACTGATGCGCAGCAATAAAATTCACGAAAATTTAATGAAAAACCAGGCGTTCAATTTCTTTAGTGTTGGCGAAGATTACCAGCGTAACGTTGTAGAAAATAAAAATATGGTCAAGGGTGTGATCACTTTTTAA
- a CDS encoding TRAP transporter substrate-binding protein has translation MKALRPLTASLMLLTSCLLISNTTLAKTTLKLSHNQDKSHAVHKALSYLADKTKEYSNGELVIRIYPNATLGNERESLELMNSGALQMVKVNAASLESFAPDYSLFSLPFLFRDRDHYYRVLQSDLGKKILNSSERKGFVGITYYDGGARSFYSNKPITKPEDLAGMKIRVQQSPSAIAMMKALGGVATPMAQGELYTALQQGVVDGGENNTVVYADMRHAEVAKVYSRDEHTMVPDVLIISTDVLNKLGDKERTALLKAADESMMQMKDVIWPAAEKEAYDKMKGMNATVVDVDKSAFKERVKPLYDEFKAKDAQSAKNLELVESM, from the coding sequence ATGAAAGCACTTCGTCCTCTGACGGCATCGCTTATGCTGTTAACCAGTTGTTTATTAATATCTAATACCACACTGGCAAAAACAACATTAAAACTGAGTCATAATCAGGATAAAAGCCATGCTGTCCATAAAGCATTAAGCTATTTAGCGGATAAAACCAAAGAGTATTCTAATGGTGAATTAGTTATTCGCATTTACCCAAATGCGACATTAGGTAATGAGCGTGAATCACTGGAATTAATGAACTCCGGTGCATTACAGATGGTTAAGGTTAATGCCGCATCACTAGAATCATTTGCTCCGGATTACAGCCTTTTCAGTCTGCCGTTCTTATTCCGCGACCGTGATCACTATTATCGTGTTCTGCAAAGTGATTTAGGTAAAAAAATACTTAATTCATCAGAAAGAAAAGGTTTTGTTGGTATTACGTACTATGACGGCGGTGCGAGAAGTTTTTATTCCAATAAACCGATTACAAAACCTGAAGATTTAGCGGGAATGAAAATCAGGGTTCAACAAAGCCCCAGCGCCATTGCAATGATGAAAGCACTCGGTGGTGTCGCTACCCCGATGGCGCAAGGCGAACTCTACACCGCACTTCAGCAAGGTGTGGTTGATGGCGGAGAGAACAATACCGTTGTCTATGCCGATATGCGTCACGCCGAAGTCGCAAAAGTCTATTCACGTGATGAACACACCATGGTACCTGATGTGTTAATTATCAGCACCGACGTGTTGAATAAACTTGGTGATAAAGAGCGCACGGCATTATTAAAAGCAGCCGATGAGTCAATGATGCAGATGAAGGACGTCATTTGGCCTGCGGCTGAAAAAGAAGCCTACGACAAAATGAAAGGGATGAACGCAACAGTTGTTGATGTTGATAAATCCGCTTTCAAAGAACGCGTCAAACCGTTATACGATGAATTCAAGGCGAAAGATGCACAATCAGCCAAAAACCTTGAGCTAGTAGAAAGTATGTAA
- a CDS encoding TRAP transporter large permease, with amino-acid sequence MEFEYIYPVLILFGSFAVMLAIGVPITFAIGLSSLLSIITALPPDAAISVISQKMTVGLDGFTLLAIPFFVLAGNIMNTGGIARRLVNLAQALVGRLPGSLAHCNILANTLFGAISGSAVASAAAVGGIMSPLQEKEGYDPAFSAAVNIASAPIGLMIPPSNVLIVYSLASGGTSVAALFLAGYLPGILTAVALMFVAALYARRHHYPVAERINYRQFLQVFRESIPSLMLIFIIIGGIIAGVFTPTEASAIAVIYSLALAMIYREITLKKLNDILLDSVVTSSIVLLLVGCSMGMSWAMTNADVPELINELITRVSDNKWVILFIINIILLIVGTFMDITPAILIFTPIFLPIAQHLGIDPIHFGIIMVFNLTIGLCTPPVGTILFVGCSIGKVSIDRAIKPLLPMFLALFVVMAIICYFPQLSLMLPGLFST; translated from the coding sequence ATGGAATTTGAATATATCTACCCCGTCTTAATTTTATTTGGCAGTTTTGCCGTCATGCTGGCAATAGGTGTGCCAATTACTTTTGCGATTGGTCTTTCTTCGCTGTTATCTATTATTACTGCCTTGCCACCCGATGCCGCCATTTCTGTTATTTCACAAAAAATGACTGTAGGGCTGGATGGCTTTACGCTATTAGCCATTCCCTTCTTCGTGTTAGCCGGAAACATTATGAATACCGGTGGTATAGCCAGACGACTGGTTAACCTGGCGCAAGCATTAGTTGGGCGTCTTCCTGGCTCACTGGCTCATTGTAATATCCTCGCGAATACACTGTTTGGTGCGATTTCAGGTTCAGCCGTTGCGTCAGCCGCAGCGGTAGGTGGGATTATGTCACCACTGCAAGAAAAAGAGGGATATGATCCGGCGTTTTCAGCAGCGGTTAATATTGCCTCTGCCCCCATTGGCCTGATGATCCCACCGAGCAATGTGTTGATTGTTTATTCCCTCGCCAGTGGCGGGACTTCTGTCGCTGCGTTGTTCTTAGCTGGATATCTGCCGGGCATCCTCACCGCTGTTGCCTTAATGTTTGTAGCTGCACTTTATGCACGACGTCACCATTACCCAGTGGCCGAACGCATCAATTACCGTCAGTTTTTACAGGTATTCCGCGAATCAATTCCTAGCCTGATGCTTATTTTTATCATTATTGGCGGTATTATCGCAGGGGTATTTACGCCCACAGAAGCATCAGCAATAGCGGTAATTTATAGTTTAGCCCTGGCGATGATTTACCGGGAAATCACTCTTAAGAAGCTCAATGATATTCTGTTAGATTCGGTAGTAACCAGTTCAATTGTTCTGTTACTGGTAGGCTGTTCAATGGGAATGTCATGGGCCATGACGAATGCTGATGTTCCTGAGTTGATCAACGAACTGATTACCCGCGTTTCGGATAACAAATGGGTCATTCTGTTTATTATCAATATCATTCTGTTGATCGTCGGTACCTTTATGGATATCACGCCGGCGATCCTGATATTTACACCTATTTTCCTGCCGATCGCCCAGCATCTGGGGATTGATCCGATTCACTTCGGCATAATTATGGTTTTCAACTTAACCATTGGCCTTTGCACACCACCTGTCGGCACCATTCTGTTTGTGGGGTGCAGCATTGGTAAGGTCAGTATCGACAGGGCAATAAAACCATTACTGCCGATGTTTCTGGCATTGTTTGTAGTAATGGCAATTATTTGTTATTTCCCGCAGCTTAGTCTGATGCTGCCAGGATTATTTTCGACCTGA
- the ftsP gene encoding cell division protein FtsP, which produces MSLSRRQFIQASGIALCAGAVPLKASAAGQQQPLPVPPLLESRRGQPLFMTVQRAHWSFTPGTRASVWGINGRYLGPTIRVWKGDDVKLIYSNRLTENVSMTVAGLQVPGPLMGGPARMMSPNADWAPVLPIRQNAATLWYHANTPNRTAQQVYNGLAGMWLVEDEVSKSLPIPNHYGVDDFPVIIQDKRLDNFGTPEYNEPGSGGFVGDTLLVNGVQSPYVEVSRGWVRLRLLNASNSRRYQLQMSDGRPLHVISGDQGFLPAPVSVKQLSLAPGERREILVDMSNGDEVSITCGEAASIVDRIRGFFEPSSILVSTLVLTLRPTGLLPLVTDSLPMRLLPTEIMAGSPIRSRDISLGDDPGINGQLWDVNRIDVTAQQGTWERWTVRADEPQAFHIEGVMFQIRNVNGAMPFPEDRGWKDTVWVDGQVELLVYFGQPSWAHFPFYFNSQTLEMADRGSIGQLLVNPVP; this is translated from the coding sequence ATGTCACTCAGTCGGCGTCAGTTCATTCAGGCATCGGGGATTGCACTTTGTGCAGGCGCTGTTCCCCTGAAGGCCAGCGCAGCCGGGCAACAGCAACCGCTACCCGTTCCGCCGCTGCTTGAATCTCGCCGTGGGCAACCGCTGTTTATGACTGTACAACGTGCGCACTGGTCATTTACGCCAGGGACACGCGCGTCGGTTTGGGGAATCAATGGTCGTTACCTGGGGCCGACTATCCGCGTCTGGAAGGGCGACGATGTTAAGCTTATTTACAGCAACCGCCTGACAGAAAATGTCTCAATGACGGTGGCCGGGCTACAGGTACCTGGCCCGCTGATGGGCGGTCCGGCACGGATGATGTCGCCAAATGCTGACTGGGCACCCGTACTGCCCATTCGCCAGAACGCAGCTACTCTGTGGTATCACGCCAATACTCCCAACCGCACGGCTCAGCAGGTTTATAACGGCCTTGCCGGAATGTGGCTGGTGGAAGATGAAGTCAGTAAATCGCTGCCTATCCCCAACCATTATGGTGTGGATGATTTTCCTGTCATTATTCAGGATAAACGGCTGGATAACTTTGGTACGCCAGAATATAACGAACCGGGAAGCGGCGGCTTTGTTGGCGATACGCTACTGGTTAACGGTGTACAAAGCCCGTACGTTGAAGTCTCGCGTGGCTGGGTGCGCTTGCGTCTGTTGAACGCGTCGAACTCTCGTCGCTATCAACTACAGATGAGCGATGGTCGCCCGTTACATGTGATTTCTGGCGATCAAGGATTCCTGCCCGCTCCTGTATCGGTGAAGCAACTTTCGCTGGCACCGGGCGAGCGTCGTGAGATTCTGGTGGATATGAGCAACGGTGATGAAGTGTCGATTACCTGTGGCGAAGCGGCGAGCATTGTTGATCGTATTCGTGGCTTCTTTGAGCCATCCAGCATTCTGGTTTCTACGCTGGTGCTAACGCTGCGCCCAACCGGCCTTCTGCCGCTGGTCACAGACAGTCTTCCGATGCGCTTGCTGCCAACTGAAATCATGGCCGGTTCGCCGATTCGAAGTCGTGATATCAGCCTGGGTGATGACCCGGGGATTAATGGGCAGTTGTGGGACGTCAACCGTATTGATGTTACTGCGCAGCAAGGAACGTGGGAACGCTGGACGGTGCGCGCGGACGAGCCGCAAGCGTTCCATATTGAAGGCGTGATGTTCCAGATCCGTAACGTGAATGGCGCGATGCCGTTCCCGGAAGACAGAGGCTGGAAAGATACCGTTTGGGTTGACGGACAAGTGGAGCTGCTTGTTTATTTCGGTCAGCCTTCCTGGGCGCACTTCCCGTTCTACTTCAACAGTCAGACGCTGGAAATGGCGGACCGTGGCTCGATTGGGCAACTGTTGGTCAATCCGGTACCGTAA
- a CDS encoding TRAP transporter small permease: protein MRTLTHILNKILAGCCCIILAIMVFCVTWQVIARFIFNAPSTVLDEFTQILFMWMILLGGVYTAGLKKHLAIDLLAQKLPAASVLTLDSFIQIIITVFAVIFMIYGGNIVVEKAQHVGQISPVLKWPMDKVYWVMPVSGLILVWYSVMNIIDNYRKRNSH from the coding sequence ATGCGAACACTCACTCATATTCTTAATAAGATCCTTGCCGGATGTTGCTGCATTATTCTCGCCATTATGGTGTTCTGCGTAACCTGGCAAGTTATTGCACGTTTTATTTTTAACGCTCCCAGCACTGTGCTTGATGAGTTCACCCAGATTTTATTTATGTGGATGATTTTGCTTGGCGGTGTATATACTGCGGGTTTAAAAAAACATCTGGCCATTGATTTGTTGGCTCAAAAACTTCCGGCTGCATCTGTTCTGACGCTTGACAGTTTTATCCAAATTATTATTACGGTCTTTGCGGTTATTTTCATGATCTATGGCGGGAATATTGTTGTTGAAAAAGCACAACATGTTGGACAAATCTCTCCAGTATTAAAATGGCCAATGGATAAAGTATATTGGGTTATGCCTGTCAGTGGGCTTATTCTGGTCTGGTATTCAGTAATGAATATTATTGACAACTATCGTAAACGGAATTCTCATTAA